Proteins encoded in a region of the Candidatus Bathyarchaeota archaeon genome:
- a CDS encoding TIGR00269 family protein, with the protein MTLRCQRCGGEAVYRRPYSGEVLCRKHFLRSIEDRVYLAIRRYRMFNPDDRIGLALSGGKDSMTLLHILAKIEARFPKARLIAVTIDEGIRGYRRAALRIASKACKKLDVPHYVYSFRKLFGLSLDRLVERALEKGLKPRPCVYCGILRRRALNIAAEELKLDKIATAHNLDDVVQTYMLNLAHGDIYRFTVSGPVTVSMFEGIPTRVKPLMLVPEKEVTLYAVLTAIEFQPTQCPYAGSSLRTDIRAMLARLEDRHPGILFILLRSFEKLADALRDQVAAPKAGRCKICGAPTPGDLCKACELLLDLGLVDG; encoded by the coding sequence GTGACGCTTAGATGCCAGAGATGCGGCGGAGAAGCCGTCTACCGAAGACCCTACTCAGGCGAGGTTTTATGCCGTAAACACTTCCTAAGGTCCATCGAAGACAGGGTATACCTCGCCATAAGAAGGTATAGGATGTTCAACCCCGACGATAGGATCGGGTTAGCCCTCTCAGGCGGCAAGGACAGCATGACCCTACTCCACATACTGGCTAAGATCGAGGCTAGGTTTCCCAAAGCCCGGCTCATAGCCGTGACCATAGACGAGGGTATACGTGGATACCGTAGAGCCGCCCTGAGGATAGCCTCAAAGGCCTGTAAGAAGCTCGACGTACCGCACTATGTCTACAGCTTCAGGAAGCTGTTTGGACTCTCTCTCGACCGACTGGTCGAGCGGGCCTTGGAGAAGGGTCTCAAGCCTCGGCCGTGCGTCTACTGTGGGATACTACGCCGTAGAGCGTTGAACATCGCCGCGGAGGAGCTTAAGCTCGACAAGATAGCTACGGCGCATAACCTCGACGACGTGGTTCAAACCTACATGTTGAACCTGGCGCACGGCGACATCTACAGGTTCACGGTTTCAGGACCCGTAACCGTGAGTATGTTCGAGGGAATCCCGACCAGGGTTAAGCCTCTGATGCTTGTGCCTGAGAAGGAGGTCACCCTATACGCTGTTTTAACCGCTATAGAGTTCCAGCCGACTCAGTGTCCCTACGCCGGCTCCTCTTTGAGAACCGATATTCGGGCGATGCTGGCTAGGCTGGAGGATAGGCATCCGGGTATACTGTTTATACTCCTGAGAAGCTTCGAGAAGCTGGCCGATGCCCTTAGAGACCAGGTCGCTGCGCCGAAGGCTGGAAGATGTAAAATATGCGGGGCTCCGACTCCGGGGGACTTGTGTAAAGCCTGTGAGCTTCTCCTAGACCTAGGTTTGGTCGACGGTTAA
- a CDS encoding ROK family protein, with protein sequence MEYGIAVDLGATNVRVVAGTRDGRFLARISERTNLLEGANAISRQLIALIRRLIAETGLEQRDMAGIGVGAFGPQDPVRGGIVNPANAPYEFIPIREPLEETFHVPVEVHNDCVAAVIGEKFYGAGRGLDNVVYITISTGIGAGVYVDGRLLLGKDGNAHEIGHIVVDYERRLVCGCGKRGHWEAYCSGKNIPNYVKLIVESEDRFDEFKRSRLWEASGGSLDGVTAKAVYDGAKAGDELCIDLVERIGLLNAMGVASAINVYDPELVTLGGAVVLNNVEQVLNPIRRHFRDYIVNREAEVKVTPLGGDIGLYGALAMAFRLHKR encoded by the coding sequence ATGGAGTATGGCATAGCCGTGGACCTAGGGGCTACGAACGTTAGGGTCGTGGCGGGTACGCGGGATGGAAGATTCCTAGCTAGGATCTCTGAGCGTACGAATCTATTGGAGGGCGCGAATGCCATCAGCCGGCAGCTGATAGCGCTGATCAGGAGGCTTATAGCCGAGACGGGTCTCGAGCAGCGTGATATGGCCGGTATAGGCGTCGGAGCCTTCGGGCCTCAAGACCCTGTGAGAGGGGGGATAGTTAACCCGGCTAATGCGCCCTACGAGTTCATACCCATAAGGGAGCCTCTGGAGGAGACTTTCCATGTACCCGTCGAGGTTCACAACGACTGCGTAGCCGCCGTCATAGGTGAGAAGTTTTACGGCGCGGGTAGGGGCTTGGATAACGTGGTTTACATAACGATAAGCACCGGTATAGGTGCAGGGGTCTACGTGGATGGCCGGTTACTGCTCGGTAAAGACGGGAACGCGCATGAGATAGGTCACATAGTCGTCGACTACGAGAGGAGACTCGTCTGCGGATGCGGTAAACGCGGCCATTGGGAGGCCTACTGCTCGGGGAAGAACATACCGAACTATGTGAAGCTGATAGTCGAAAGCGAAGACAGGTTCGACGAGTTTAAACGAAGCCGCTTATGGGAGGCATCTGGAGGAAGCTTAGACGGTGTGACCGCTAAGGCCGTCTACGACGGGGCTAAGGCCGGGGATGAGCTCTGCATAGACCTCGTGGAGCGTATAGGCCTTTTAAACGCCATGGGGGTTGCCTCGGCTATAAACGTCTACGACCCGGAGCTCGTGACACTGGGCGGAGCCGTAGTCCTCAACAACGTCGAACAGGTTCTCAACCCCATAAGACGGCATTTCAGAGACTACATCGTGAACCGTGAAGCAGAGGTGAAGGTGACTCCTTTGGGAGGAGACATAGGGCTCTACGGGGCCTTAGCGATGGCTTTCAGACTTCATAAGCGGTAG
- a CDS encoding site-2 protease family protein — protein sequence MAWPVRSLTVLLTVLVAWLVFYKLAEYLKLEEKGFEVKPFVMLYKTARFNRLLDDLSARFSGFWSVYSTVSMFLASGLALFSIYVLAENLFKFFMKPEEALGFVPILPGITVGLEPLLYFMPAILLGLTFHELLHGVVARLEKIPVKSAGIIVVFLLFGGFVEPDEESFRKSRALSRLRVLSSGPSANLALAFIAFLVLNVFFQPPQGLLVYSVSPDSPLYGLGLDRWSIVEEVNGVKLGLTRPSIPLVTPYTDPLKELRSLNLTSRVVVKTDKGVFNVTLPGPPYRLGIRFYIYPYSPTIFGDLIPRSATFTAYILVMYTCSINVALAVFNMLPVYPFDGYGFIKVFLDKVENGLLRKIASIALNVFGLGLLALNIGLTFLRFGILR from the coding sequence TTGGCTTGGCCGGTTCGCTCTCTTACTGTTTTGCTAACGGTTCTGGTGGCGTGGCTCGTATTCTATAAGCTCGCCGAGTACCTGAAGCTCGAGGAGAAGGGGTTTGAGGTTAAGCCCTTTGTCATGCTATACAAGACGGCTAGGTTTAACAGGCTTCTTGACGACCTATCGGCTAGGTTCAGCGGGTTCTGGAGCGTCTACTCTACGGTGAGCATGTTCCTAGCCTCCGGGTTGGCCCTGTTCTCCATATACGTCTTAGCCGAGAACTTGTTCAAGTTCTTCATGAAGCCCGAGGAGGCCCTAGGGTTTGTGCCGATACTCCCGGGTATAACGGTCGGTTTAGAGCCGCTTCTGTATTTTATGCCTGCGATTCTTCTAGGGCTCACGTTCCACGAGCTTCTACACGGGGTCGTAGCTAGGCTTGAGAAGATCCCCGTCAAATCCGCCGGGATAATAGTCGTGTTCCTCCTCTTCGGAGGCTTCGTCGAGCCCGACGAAGAGAGCTTCAGAAAGTCCAGAGCCCTCTCTAGGCTTAGGGTCTTATCTTCCGGCCCGTCGGCTAACCTAGCCTTAGCCTTCATAGCTTTCTTGGTTTTAAACGTGTTCTTCCAACCGCCTCAGGGGCTTCTGGTCTACAGCGTCAGCCCCGACAGTCCTCTATACGGACTTGGTTTAGACCGGTGGAGTATCGTAGAAGAGGTTAACGGCGTCAAGCTCGGTTTAACCCGACCATCGATCCCGCTGGTAACTCCGTATACGGACCCGTTAAAGGAGCTTAGAAGCCTGAACCTAACCAGCAGGGTCGTGGTTAAAACCGATAAGGGGGTTTTCAACGTAACGCTCCCAGGTCCTCCGTATAGGTTGGGTATAAGGTTTTACATATATCCCTACAGCCCTACGATATTCGGAGACCTGATCCCACGGTCTGCGACGTTCACCGCGTATATACTGGTGATGTATACGTGCAGCATTAACGTCGCCCTAGCGGTGTTCAATATGCTACCCGTGTATCCGTTCGACGGATACGGTTTCATAAAGGTTTTCCTCGACAAAGTCGAGAACGGTCTTCTCCGTAAAATCGCGTCGATAGCTCTAAACGTATTCGGTCTCGGCCTATTGGCCTTGAATATCGGCTTAACCTTTCTCCGGTTCGGAATCCTACGTTAG
- a CDS encoding DUF5107 domain-containing protein, which produces MSGEAAQVSVREETLDLTTYLVGPEDKNPPIERDSRWWVYPYAMQDFILGVKAVRRYKAVILENEYLKLVVLPELGGRLYQVIDKTTGEEFFYCNHVVKPARIGLRGAWLSGGVEFNFPNGHTVTTVSPVLYKVEKHPDGSASIIIGDHEYVSRMSWSVTLTLRPGRAYIEEHVRLFNHTPLPQRYWFWSNSAVHATPGLRFVTPARRALTSLGIIPYPFYKRRDYSWYRVWEHASDTFSLEADEDFFGWYLYDMDKGGVHVARRYEVEGKKLFTWGTADSGMIWVDHLTDFDGQYCEIQSGRFLTQFEYEFMEPHFLEEWVEYWYPIHGTGGFVYANRDVALNLETSDHEVKVTLYSTGSFRNAVLRVEVDGVDGWERRIDLEPGRPSVEVFHVAEELGSKSIKVLLTSEDDVEILSYVKRSEEKRDGEAVKPKHTPELTGTTEELYFKGVYMAKKGVEDEALKFFSKVLEKDPGFSQAKVDRAVILIKRGLFDMAVKDLREAVERILTAERERGFASKLNRYPGLDRAYYYLGVAYRLMGRLEEARECFWRLIVSRGYASLGFYFLGEIALLEGRLEEALRMLQRALRLDPVDVKAKTLTAAVLRRLGKVEKAIKLIREVLEDEPLSLMANFELMLAYETQGLSDKAEEAHKTVEALLYRPRNPMFVDESTPPYYSLGHYLELGVQYEEAGLYEEAVRVFSMSLDKPVRYPLITYHLAYCLDRLGKTEEAARMFEEASTMSIEYVFPYHLESVKVFKRALEFNPRDGNAMYLLGLLLYAKGRKDEAVEWWRRSLEANPNNPLAHRNLGLAYWKHKRDYMTALSHYREALRLDPHNSRLYVEFDQLCEEAPLDLVEERVKVLESAPEEVMKDDYVAERLARAYTAAGKLLDAYKVLTSRKFYPWEGATATRKLYRDVCVKLGSKALESGNPEEAVKFFKAALEFPRNIGVGRPPGYVDREVLELLAKAYEASGDLESARRVRESVAKS; this is translated from the coding sequence TATACCAGGTGATCGATAAGACTACCGGTGAAGAGTTCTTCTACTGCAACCATGTGGTTAAACCCGCTCGTATAGGGCTTAGGGGAGCGTGGCTAAGCGGAGGGGTGGAGTTCAACTTCCCGAACGGGCATACGGTGACCACTGTTTCACCCGTCCTCTACAAGGTCGAGAAGCATCCAGATGGAAGCGCGTCTATAATCATAGGAGACCACGAGTACGTCTCCCGGATGAGCTGGTCCGTGACGCTGACCCTGAGGCCGGGTAGGGCTTACATCGAAGAACACGTCAGGCTCTTCAACCACACACCTCTCCCCCAGCGATACTGGTTCTGGTCCAACAGCGCGGTGCACGCCACGCCTGGGCTTAGGTTCGTGACCCCGGCTAGGAGGGCTTTGACAAGCCTAGGCATAATACCCTACCCGTTCTACAAGCGTAGAGACTACAGCTGGTATAGGGTATGGGAGCATGCTTCAGACACCTTCAGCCTGGAGGCGGATGAAGACTTTTTCGGCTGGTATCTCTACGACATGGATAAGGGAGGGGTTCACGTAGCGCGCAGATACGAGGTAGAGGGGAAGAAGCTCTTCACCTGGGGGACCGCGGATTCCGGCATGATCTGGGTGGACCATCTGACAGACTTCGACGGCCAATACTGCGAGATCCAGTCTGGCAGGTTTCTCACCCAGTTCGAGTACGAGTTTATGGAGCCGCACTTCCTAGAGGAGTGGGTTGAATACTGGTATCCGATACATGGTACAGGCGGGTTTGTATACGCCAACAGGGACGTGGCGCTTAACCTGGAGACATCAGACCACGAGGTTAAGGTGACCTTATACTCGACGGGAAGCTTCAGGAACGCCGTGTTGAGGGTCGAAGTCGACGGGGTAGATGGTTGGGAGCGGAGGATAGACCTTGAACCCGGCAGACCGAGTGTCGAGGTCTTCCACGTAGCGGAGGAGCTGGGGTCTAAGTCTATCAAGGTTCTTCTGACCTCTGAAGACGATGTGGAGATTCTTTCCTATGTTAAGCGGTCTGAAGAAAAGCGAGATGGAGAGGCCGTTAAACCCAAGCATACGCCCGAACTAACTGGAACCACTGAGGAGCTTTACTTTAAAGGCGTCTACATGGCTAAGAAGGGGGTTGAGGATGAGGCGCTGAAGTTCTTCAGCAAGGTCCTGGAGAAAGACCCCGGCTTCTCGCAGGCTAAGGTCGACAGAGCAGTGATCCTTATCAAAAGAGGGCTTTTCGACATGGCCGTTAAAGACCTCAGAGAGGCCGTCGAACGCATACTCACGGCCGAGCGTGAGAGAGGCTTCGCATCCAAGTTGAATAGGTATCCAGGCTTGGATAGAGCCTACTACTACCTCGGCGTAGCCTATAGGTTGATGGGGCGGCTGGAGGAGGCTAGGGAGTGCTTCTGGAGGCTTATAGTAAGCCGGGGCTATGCATCTCTCGGGTTCTACTTCCTAGGCGAGATAGCCCTGCTCGAAGGTAGGCTTGAAGAGGCGTTACGTATGTTGCAGAGGGCTTTGAGGCTCGACCCTGTAGACGTCAAGGCTAAGACGTTGACCGCTGCGGTCTTGAGGAGGTTGGGCAAGGTCGAGAAGGCTATTAAGCTTATACGCGAGGTTCTGGAAGACGAACCGTTAAGCCTCATGGCTAACTTCGAGCTCATGCTAGCCTATGAGACGCAAGGCTTGAGCGATAAGGCCGAGGAGGCCCATAAGACGGTCGAAGCTCTGCTTTATAGGCCTAGAAACCCGATGTTCGTCGACGAGTCTACGCCACCATACTATAGTCTCGGCCACTACCTAGAGCTCGGGGTTCAGTACGAAGAGGCGGGGCTTTACGAGGAGGCCGTTAGGGTTTTCTCTATGAGCCTCGATAAGCCCGTTAGATACCCGCTTATAACGTATCATCTAGCCTATTGTCTAGATAGGCTGGGTAAGACTGAGGAAGCCGCCAGGATGTTCGAAGAGGCTTCGACGATGAGTATAGAGTATGTTTTTCCGTACCACCTCGAATCGGTTAAGGTGTTTAAACGGGCGTTGGAGTTCAACCCTAGGGACGGCAACGCGATGTATCTCTTAGGTCTACTTCTGTATGCCAAGGGTAGGAAGGACGAGGCTGTAGAGTGGTGGAGGCGGTCGCTCGAGGCGAACCCGAACAATCCGCTGGCTCATAGGAACCTCGGCCTAGCCTATTGGAAGCATAAGCGGGACTACATGACGGCGTTAAGCCACTACCGTGAGGCGCTACGGTTAGATCCCCACAACTCGAGGCTTTACGTCGAGTTCGACCAATTGTGCGAGGAGGCGCCTCTAGACCTCGTGGAGGAGCGGGTTAAAGTCTTGGAATCCGCTCCTGAGGAGGTTATGAAAGACGACTACGTGGCCGAGCGCCTAGCTAGGGCCTACACGGCCGCTGGGAAGCTTCTAGACGCTTATAAGGTGCTTACAAGCCGTAAGTTCTATCCGTGGGAAGGCGCCACCGCTACGAGGAAGCTCTACAGAGACGTATGCGTTAAATTGGGTTCAAAGGCGTTGGAATCTGGTAACCCCGAGGAGGCTGTGAAGTTCTTCAAAGCGGCTCTCGAGTTTCCGAGGAACATAGGCGTAGGCCGGCCACCCGGCTATGTCGACAGAGAAGTCTTGGAGCTTCTGGCTAAGGCCTACGAGGCCTCGGGTGACCTGGAATCCGCGAGACGCGTCAGGGAATCCGTCGCCAAGTCTTAA